A region from the Leucoraja erinacea ecotype New England chromosome 18, Leri_hhj_1, whole genome shotgun sequence genome encodes:
- the mdka gene encoding midkine a isoform X3 codes for MCTYLQKMQPRVLFSLVFMLMLVLMTGSSDAGRTKKEKGKKSNSACKEWEWGACEPASGDCGTGLREGTCKEIDDTKTVKCKVPCNWKKQFGSDCKYKFGNWGECDTETGLKTRNGTLKKALFNAECEQSVKVTKSCDKSKTKSKGKKGRKGM; via the exons ATGTGCACATATTTGCAAAA GATGCAGCCCCGTGTCCTTTTCTCGCTGGTCTTCATGCTGATGCTCGTCCTGATGACAGGAAGCTCGGATGCTGGAAGGACCAAGAAAG AGAAAGGAAAGAAATCCAACTCTGCCTGCAAGGAGTGGGAGTGGGGAGCGTGCGAGCCAGCATCAGGTGACTGTGGCACTGGCCTGCGTGAGGGAACCTGCAAGGAGATCGATGACACCAAGACTGTGAAGTGCAAGGTGCCCTGTAACTGGAAGAAACAATTTGGAA GTGACTGCAAGTACAAGTTTGGAAACTGGGGAGAATGTGACACCGAGACTGGCCTCAAGACTCGCAATGGCACTCTAAAGAAGGCTCTGTTCAACGCGGAGTGTGAGCAGTCGGTGAAGGTCACAAAGTCCTGTGATAAGTCCAAGACAAAATCAAAAG GTAAGAAGGGAAGGAAGGGGATGTGA
- the chrm4a gene encoding muscarinic acetylcholine receptor M4 has protein sequence MENVTLGADVNANLSVQGSPYKTVEIVFISVVTGSLSLVTVVGNILVMLSIKVNRQLQTVNNYFLFSLACADLIIAIFSMNLYTIYIIKGFWPLGAVVCDLWLAVDYVASNASVMNLLIISFDRYFCVTKPLTYPARRTNKMAGLMIAAAWILSFVLWAPAILFWKFVVGERTVKEGQCYIQFLSNPVVTFGTAIAAFYLPVVIMTVLYIQVSVASRSRIRSHQAESKVEKTSRSSNLLKSYFSRQQNNNNAAKASLRDTVKNGQLEDKASANPGSASHQEKTSNESSSASTVQSIPKADVVQNAQPPALNKMQSSKWSRIKIVTKQSGNECVTAIEIMPGNATHNTVESKPGNVARKFANIARSQVRKRRQVAAREKKVTRTIFAILLAFILTWTPYNVMVLISTFCELCVPETVWVIGYWLCYINSTVNPACYALCNITFKKTFKQLLLCKYKNINAR, from the coding sequence ATGGAGAATGTCACTTTGGGAGCCGACGTAAATGCGAACTTAAGCGTACAGGGGAGTCCTTACAAGACTGTTGAGATTGTCTTTATATCTGTGGTAACCGGCTCTCTCAGTCTGGTCACGGTCGTGGGCAACATCTTGGTCATGTTATCCATCAAAGTTAACCGGCAACTGCAGACTGTGAATAACTACTTCTTATTTAGCTTGGCCTGCGCTGACTTGATCATTGCAATCTTTTCTATGAACCTGTATACCATCTACATCATTAAAGGCTTCTGGCCGCTGGGCGCTGTGGTCTGCGACCTGTGGCTTGCTGTGGATTATGTTGCAAGCAATGCCTCGGTCATGAACTTGCTCATTATCAGCTTCGACAGATACTTCTGCGTTACTAAGCCATTGACATATCCAGCTCGCAGGACCAACAAAATGGCTGGGTTGATGATAGCGGCGGCTTGGATCCTATCCTTCGTCTTGTGGGCTCCTGCTATCCTCTTCTGGAAGTTTGTGGTTGGGGAACGCACGGTGAAAGAGGGCCAGTGTTACATTCAGTTCCTCTCCAACCCCGTGGTGACATTTGGCACGGCCATAGCAGCCTTCTACCTGCCCGTGGTCATCATGACTGTCCTGTACATCCAGGTGTCGGTGGCCAGCAGGAGCAGGATAAGAAGCCACCAGGCTGAGAGCAAGGTGGAGAAGACCTCCCGATCTTCCAACTTGCTCAAGAGTTACTTCAGCAGGCAGCAGAATAACAACAACGCGGCCAAGGCTTCCCTCCGCGACACTGTGAAGAATGGCCAGTTGGAGGACAAGGCCTCAGCCAACCCCGGCTCGGCCAGCCACCAGGAGAAGACTTCCAATGAGTCCAGCTCCGCCAGCACCGTCCAGTCCATTCCCAAAGCAGACGTGGTCCAGAACGCACAGCCTCCTGCTCTCAATAAGATGCAAAGCTCCAAGTGGTCACGGATCAAGATAGTCACCAAGCAGAGTGGCAACGAGTGCGTGACCGCCATCGAGATCATGCCCGGCAACGCCACCCACAACACGGTGGAGAGCAAGCCCGGCAACGTGGCCAGGAAATTCGCCAACATTGCCAGGAGCCAAGTCCGAAAGCGGCGCCAAGTGGCTGCCAGGGAGAAGAAGGTCACCCGGACCATCTTTGCCATCCTTCTGGCGTTCATCTTGACCTGGACCCCTTACAATGTCATGGTCCTCATCAGCACTTTCTGCGAGCTATGCGTGCCTGAGACCGTCTGGGTCATTGGCTACTGGTTGTGTTACATCAACAGCACCGTCAACCCAGCCTGCTACGCCCTCTGCAACATTACCTTCAAGAAGACTTTCAAACAGTTGCTGCTATGCAAATACAAGAATATCAATGCAAGATAA
- the mdka gene encoding midkine a isoform X5 codes for MQPRVLFSLVFMLMLVLMTGSSDAGRTKKEKGKKSNSACKEWEWGACEPASGDCGTGLREGTCKEIDDTKTVKCKVPCNWKKQFGSDCKYKFGNWGECDTETGLKTRNGTLKKALFNAECEQSVKVTKSCDKSKTKSKGKKGRKGM; via the exons ATGCAGCCCCGTGTCCTTTTCTCGCTGGTCTTCATGCTGATGCTCGTCCTGATGACAGGAAGCTCGGATGCTGGAAGGACCAAGAAAG AGAAAGGAAAGAAATCCAACTCTGCCTGCAAGGAGTGGGAGTGGGGAGCGTGCGAGCCAGCATCAGGTGACTGTGGCACTGGCCTGCGTGAGGGAACCTGCAAGGAGATCGATGACACCAAGACTGTGAAGTGCAAGGTGCCCTGTAACTGGAAGAAACAATTTGGAA GTGACTGCAAGTACAAGTTTGGAAACTGGGGAGAATGTGACACCGAGACTGGCCTCAAGACTCGCAATGGCACTCTAAAGAAGGCTCTGTTCAACGCGGAGTGTGAGCAGTCGGTGAAGGTCACAAAGTCCTGTGATAAGTCCAAGACAAAATCAAAAG GTAAGAAGGGAAGGAAGGGGATGTGA
- the mdka gene encoding midkine a isoform X4, whose amino-acid sequence MSQLIWMQPRVLFSLVFMLMLVLMTGSSDAGRTKKEKGKKSNSACKEWEWGACEPASGDCGTGLREGTCKEIDDTKTVKCKVPCNWKKQFGSDCKYKFGNWGECDTETGLKTRNGTLKKALFNAECEQSVKVTKSCDKSKTKSKGKKGRKGM is encoded by the exons GATGCAGCCCCGTGTCCTTTTCTCGCTGGTCTTCATGCTGATGCTCGTCCTGATGACAGGAAGCTCGGATGCTGGAAGGACCAAGAAAG AGAAAGGAAAGAAATCCAACTCTGCCTGCAAGGAGTGGGAGTGGGGAGCGTGCGAGCCAGCATCAGGTGACTGTGGCACTGGCCTGCGTGAGGGAACCTGCAAGGAGATCGATGACACCAAGACTGTGAAGTGCAAGGTGCCCTGTAACTGGAAGAAACAATTTGGAA GTGACTGCAAGTACAAGTTTGGAAACTGGGGAGAATGTGACACCGAGACTGGCCTCAAGACTCGCAATGGCACTCTAAAGAAGGCTCTGTTCAACGCGGAGTGTGAGCAGTCGGTGAAGGTCACAAAGTCCTGTGATAAGTCCAAGACAAAATCAAAAG GTAAGAAGGGAAGGAAGGGGATGTGA